A single Tenacibaculum sp. 190524A02b DNA region contains:
- a CDS encoding ammonium transporter — translation MDILSTNNIWMMICTALVFIMHLGFTFLEIGLTRQKNTLNILFKNIFIITVGLLLYCCIGFNFMYPDFTTNSYGILGFAGWGLQAPLQNGVLDLSYNTGYTYWTDFLFQGMFAATAATIVSGAVAERMKLNAFIIFTFIYVGFVYPIVGSWKWGGGFLDKMETPFYDFAGSTLVHSVGGWAALIAVWLLGARIGKFKDGKSYAIPGHNIPLATAGVLILWFGWFGFNGGSVLSADPTKTSLTLVTTCLAAASGGVLAFLSSSIAYRNYDLTMFLNGILGGLVGITAGADQMSPTNAIIIGAISGTLVVIAVSAIDKWKLDDPVGAIAVHLVCGIWGTLAVGIFGQLAGWSQFLSQLIGVFTYAITCIITSFLIIYPLKKTIGIRVAPKEELEGLDKSEHGINAYPEFRLNE, via the coding sequence ATGGATATACTTTCTACCAATAATATATGGATGATGATTTGTACTGCATTAGTTTTTATAATGCATTTAGGCTTTACTTTTTTAGAAATAGGCTTAACGAGACAAAAGAATACTTTAAACATCTTATTTAAAAATATCTTTATCATTACTGTAGGCCTACTTCTCTATTGCTGTATTGGATTTAATTTTATGTATCCTGACTTTACAACTAACTCATATGGAATATTAGGTTTTGCTGGTTGGGGCTTACAAGCTCCTTTACAAAATGGTGTTTTAGATTTATCATACAACACTGGATACACGTATTGGACTGATTTCCTTTTCCAAGGCATGTTTGCTGCAACAGCCGCCACTATTGTTTCTGGAGCTGTGGCAGAACGTATGAAATTAAATGCTTTTATCATTTTTACCTTTATCTATGTTGGTTTCGTATATCCAATAGTTGGATCATGGAAATGGGGAGGTGGTTTTTTAGATAAAATGGAAACTCCTTTTTATGACTTTGCTGGTTCTACCTTAGTCCATTCAGTTGGCGGCTGGGCCGCTTTAATAGCTGTTTGGCTACTAGGAGCACGAATAGGAAAATTTAAAGACGGAAAATCTTATGCTATACCAGGACATAATATTCCATTAGCTACTGCTGGAGTACTTATATTATGGTTTGGTTGGTTTGGTTTTAATGGAGGATCTGTACTTTCTGCCGATCCTACTAAAACCTCATTAACCTTAGTTACCACTTGTTTGGCAGCAGCATCAGGCGGGGTTCTTGCATTCTTAAGTTCATCCATTGCTTATAGAAATTATGATCTTACTATGTTTTTAAACGGAATTTTAGGCGGATTAGTAGGAATTACCGCTGGTGCTGATCAAATGTCTCCAACTAATGCTATTATCATTGGAGCCATTTCTGGTACACTAGTGGTTATAGCCGTAAGTGCAATAGACAAATGGAAACTAGACGACCCTGTTGGCGCCATAGCCGTTCATTTAGTATGCGGTATCTGGGGAACGCTAGCGGTTGGTATTTTTGGTCAATTAGCTGGTTGGAGTCAGTTTTTATCACAATTAATAGGTGTATTCACCTATGCTATCACCTGTATCATTACTTCTTTTTTAATCATATATCCTTTGAAAAAAACAATTGGAATACGTGTAGCACCAAAAGAAGAATTAGAAGGACTGGACAAATCCGAGCATGGAATTAACGCCTATCCTGAATTTAGATTAAACGAATAA
- the gltB gene encoding glutamate synthase large subunit: protein MKNQGLYLNEFERDNCGAGFICNLNGKKSNSIIHNALEILVKLEHRGAVSSDGKTGDGAGILIDIPHNFFKRVCNFEIPEANEYAVGMVFLPKGKNQQQFCINTFEKEIKKQDLRIIGWREVPVNNRCVGEIAAKSEPTIKQIFIDKNNQQLSDLAFNAKLYAARKISEHTIYNSKLSEANYFYLPSLSTTTIIYKGLLIPEDIGEYYTDLKEKDVVTRLALVHQRFSTNTFPSWDLAQPFRYMCHNGEINTLKGNVSRMRARQELMKSPLFKDMDELFPIVLEEKSDSASMDMALELLLMTGRSLPEVLMMMVPEAWEKDEYMSEEKRAFYEYNSCIMEPWDGPASVPFTDGNYIGAVLDRNGLRPSRYTVTKDGFVIMASETGVIEVNPKNVVKHGRLEPGKMFLVDMNAGRIVEDQEIKNEIVSKHPYTEWVKDHALPLAKVPYTNNPPTKEETDYETRLQIFGYTFEDISTVIAPMAIKAKEAIGSMGTDTPLAVLSDKPQLLYNYFKQLFAQVTNPPLDGIREEIITDISLAIGGDRNIFDIAAEQSKKLRIQNPVISNTDLDKIKHINHPDFQTKSISILYKYKKGVNGLEAALDNMLIEAEKALDKGTNIIILSDRGVTKKKAPIPALLACSYLHHAMYKKGKRSKFGIVIETAEAREPHHFATLFGYGASAINPYLVNEIIGQEVRQGNIKKCSEEEAIENYNTAIGKGLLKIMNKIGISTLHSYRASQIFEILGLKKSFCTKYFPNTPSRIGGIGLYVLEKDIVTRHKKAFPEQNIDAQLSLPMGGEYRWRRNGEKHLFNPNSIAKLQQAVRSNSKETYKNYAKQINEQSKSLMTIRGLLEFNNLDPIPIDEVEPWTEIVKRFKTGAMSFGSISKEAHENLAIAMNRIGGKSNSGEGGEDIERFKPLDNGDSKSSAIKQVASGRFGVSSNYLTNAKEIQIKMAQGAKPGEGGQLPGEKVFPWIAKVRNSTPFVGLISPPPHHDIYSIEDLAQLIYDLKNANRQARVNVKLVSKVGVGTIAAGVAKAKADVILVSGFDGGTGASPLTSLKHAGLPWELGIAEAQQTLVLNNLRSRVVLECDGQLKTGRDVAIAALLGAEEFGFATAPLVASGCIMMRACHLNTCPVGIATQDPELRKNFKGTPEHVINFMYFVAEELREIMAQLGYRTLTEMIGQTHKLNVKKAITHYKAKGLDLSSILYQPQNNTSSLYNTEKQNHQLENVLDMKIFSEAKMAIQNKVPLSFAYKIKNTDRTVGAILSNEISKIHGEDGLPEDTLNLNFTGAAGQSFGAFATKGLTLTVEGETNDYLGKGLSGGKIIIKKPSTASFKAHKSIITGNVTLYGAITGEVYINGIAGERFAVRNSGATAVVEGVGDHGCEYMTGGKVIVLGETGKNFGAGMSGGIAFIYDKNDTFKNKNCNLEMVDLETLTAEDKAELNTLIKNHLKYTDSALAKTILDNWQSEVNNFTKVYPKEYKKALEKIAVEQQQLTA, encoded by the coding sequence ATGAAGAATCAAGGACTTTATTTAAACGAGTTTGAAAGAGACAATTGTGGAGCTGGTTTTATTTGCAACCTTAACGGAAAAAAATCGAATTCCATTATACACAATGCACTTGAAATCTTAGTAAAACTTGAACATAGAGGAGCAGTAAGCTCTGATGGTAAAACTGGTGACGGAGCAGGAATTTTAATTGACATTCCGCACAACTTTTTTAAAAGAGTGTGTAACTTTGAAATACCAGAAGCAAACGAATATGCAGTTGGAATGGTTTTTCTTCCTAAAGGAAAAAACCAGCAACAATTTTGTATTAATACTTTTGAAAAGGAAATAAAAAAACAAGACTTACGTATTATTGGATGGCGAGAAGTTCCTGTTAACAATCGTTGTGTAGGTGAAATTGCAGCAAAATCTGAACCTACCATAAAACAGATTTTTATTGACAAGAACAACCAACAATTATCTGACTTAGCATTCAATGCTAAACTGTATGCTGCTAGAAAGATTAGTGAACATACTATTTACAACTCAAAACTTTCTGAAGCGAATTACTTCTATTTACCATCACTTTCCACTACTACCATTATTTATAAAGGATTATTAATTCCTGAAGATATTGGTGAGTATTATACAGACTTAAAAGAAAAAGACGTAGTAACTCGCTTAGCATTAGTGCACCAACGCTTTTCTACCAATACATTCCCTTCATGGGATTTAGCACAGCCTTTTCGCTATATGTGCCATAACGGAGAAATCAACACTTTAAAAGGTAATGTAAGTAGAATGCGCGCAAGGCAAGAGCTTATGAAGAGCCCTTTATTCAAAGACATGGATGAATTATTCCCTATTGTTCTTGAAGAAAAATCCGATTCTGCTTCTATGGACATGGCGTTAGAATTATTACTAATGACAGGACGCTCATTACCAGAAGTATTGATGATGATGGTTCCTGAAGCTTGGGAAAAAGACGAGTATATGTCTGAAGAAAAACGCGCTTTTTACGAGTATAATTCTTGTATAATGGAACCTTGGGACGGCCCTGCTTCTGTACCTTTTACTGATGGTAATTATATTGGTGCTGTATTGGATAGAAATGGGCTACGTCCATCAAGATATACGGTTACCAAAGATGGTTTTGTAATCATGGCTTCTGAAACTGGTGTCATAGAAGTTAATCCAAAAAATGTGGTGAAGCACGGTAGGTTAGAACCAGGGAAAATGTTTTTAGTGGATATGAATGCTGGACGCATTGTGGAAGATCAAGAGATAAAAAACGAAATTGTCTCTAAACATCCATATACTGAATGGGTAAAAGACCATGCATTGCCATTAGCCAAAGTACCATACACAAACAATCCACCCACAAAAGAGGAAACAGATTACGAAACCCGTTTACAAATTTTTGGTTACACCTTTGAAGATATTAGCACAGTAATAGCACCTATGGCTATTAAAGCTAAAGAAGCCATTGGTTCTATGGGAACCGATACACCTTTAGCCGTTTTATCAGACAAACCTCAACTTTTATACAACTACTTTAAACAACTATTTGCGCAAGTTACCAATCCGCCTTTAGATGGAATTAGAGAGGAAATAATTACTGATATCAGCCTAGCTATTGGAGGAGATAGAAACATTTTTGATATCGCTGCAGAACAATCTAAAAAGTTACGCATTCAAAATCCAGTTATTTCTAATACTGATTTAGATAAAATAAAACATATTAACCACCCAGACTTTCAAACCAAATCTATTTCAATTCTATATAAATACAAAAAAGGGGTTAATGGATTGGAAGCTGCTTTAGACAATATGTTAATTGAAGCAGAGAAAGCACTAGATAAAGGTACTAACATTATCATTCTTTCAGATAGAGGTGTTACTAAAAAGAAAGCACCAATTCCAGCTTTACTCGCCTGCTCTTATTTACACCATGCCATGTATAAGAAAGGGAAACGCTCTAAATTTGGCATTGTCATTGAAACTGCCGAAGCTAGAGAACCACACCATTTTGCTACCCTATTTGGGTATGGAGCAAGTGCCATTAATCCTTATTTAGTAAATGAAATTATTGGTCAAGAGGTACGTCAAGGCAATATTAAAAAGTGCAGTGAAGAAGAAGCTATTGAAAACTACAACACTGCTATTGGAAAAGGACTTTTAAAAATAATGAACAAGATAGGTATCTCTACCTTACATTCATACAGAGCTTCTCAAATATTTGAAATCTTAGGATTAAAAAAGTCTTTTTGTACTAAGTATTTCCCAAATACACCTTCTCGTATTGGTGGCATAGGACTCTATGTGTTAGAAAAAGACATTGTTACTCGCCATAAAAAAGCTTTCCCAGAACAAAACATTGACGCACAACTATCATTACCTATGGGTGGCGAGTACAGATGGAGAAGAAATGGTGAAAAACATCTTTTTAACCCTAACAGTATTGCCAAACTTCAACAAGCCGTAAGAAGTAACAGTAAAGAAACGTATAAAAATTACGCTAAGCAAATTAATGAGCAAAGCAAGAGCTTAATGACTATTAGAGGCTTGCTAGAGTTTAATAATTTAGATCCTATACCTATTGACGAAGTAGAACCTTGGACAGAAATTGTAAAACGCTTTAAAACCGGAGCTATGTCTTTTGGTTCTATTAGTAAAGAAGCACATGAAAACCTTGCTATTGCCATGAATAGAATTGGTGGAAAAAGTAATTCTGGCGAAGGTGGTGAAGATATTGAACGCTTTAAACCTTTAGATAACGGCGATTCTAAAAGTAGTGCTATTAAACAAGTTGCCTCTGGACGTTTTGGAGTATCAAGTAATTATTTAACCAATGCCAAAGAGATACAAATTAAAATGGCACAAGGTGCTAAACCTGGTGAAGGTGGACAATTACCTGGTGAAAAAGTATTTCCTTGGATTGCTAAGGTTAGAAACTCAACGCCTTTTGTAGGGCTTATTTCTCCACCTCCACATCATGATATTTATTCTATTGAAGATTTAGCTCAGCTTATTTATGATTTAAAAAATGCCAATCGTCAAGCTAGAGTTAATGTAAAATTAGTATCAAAAGTAGGAGTTGGTACCATTGCCGCAGGGGTTGCCAAAGCAAAAGCAGATGTAATCCTTGTTTCAGGGTTTGACGGAGGTACTGGTGCCTCGCCTCTTACCTCTTTAAAACACGCGGGATTACCTTGGGAATTAGGAATTGCAGAAGCGCAACAAACCTTAGTCCTAAATAATTTAAGAAGTAGGGTTGTATTGGAATGTGATGGACAATTGAAAACAGGAAGAGATGTTGCCATTGCCGCCTTATTAGGTGCAGAAGAATTTGGTTTTGCCACTGCTCCTTTAGTTGCTTCTGGGTGTATTATGATGCGTGCTTGCCATTTAAACACCTGTCCTGTTGGAATTGCTACGCAAGATCCTGAGCTTCGAAAAAACTTCAAAGGAACTCCAGAGCATGTCATTAATTTTATGTATTTCGTAGCAGAAGAACTTCGTGAAATCATGGCGCAATTAGGTTATAGAACCTTAACTGAAATGATTGGTCAAACGCACAAGTTAAACGTTAAAAAAGCCATTACTCATTACAAAGCTAAGGGGTTAGATTTATCTAGCATTTTATACCAACCACAAAACAACACCTCATCATTATACAATACCGAAAAGCAAAACCATCAGCTAGAAAATGTATTGGATATGAAAATATTTTCGGAAGCAAAAATGGCTATTCAAAATAAAGTACCATTAAGTTTTGCTTATAAAATCAAAAACACGGATCGTACTGTGGGAGCCATCTTATCTAATGAAATTTCTAAAATTCATGGTGAAGATGGGTTACCTGAAGACACGCTTAATTTAAACTTTACAGGAGCTGCAGGTCAAAGTTTTGGCGCTTTTGCTACCAAGGGACTTACACTTACCGTTGAAGGCGAAACAAATGACTACTTAGGAAAAGGACTTTCTGGAGGAAAAATTATTATAAAAAAACCAAGTACTGCAAGCTTTAAAGCACATAAAAGCATTATTACGGGTAATGTTACCTTATATGGAGCTATTACCGGTGAGGTTTATATTAACGGAATAGCAGGAGAACGTTTTGCTGTTAGAAATTCTGGAGCTACAGCAGTAGTTGAAGGCGTTGGTGACCATGGTTGTGAATACATGACTGGAGGTAAAGTAATTGTTTTAGGTGAAACGGGCAAAAACTTTGGTGCTGGTATGAGTGGTGGTATTGCTTTTATTTATGATAAAAATGACACTTTTAAAAACAAGAACTGCAACCTTGAAATGGTTGACTTAGAGACTTTGACTGCTGAAGATAAAGCGGAGCTAAATACACTTATTAAAAATCATCTAAAATACACAGACAGCGCATTAGCTAAAACCATTTTAGACAATTGGCAAAGTGAGGTTAATAACTTTACTAAAGTATACCCTAAAGAATACAAAAAAGCTTTAGAAAAAATAGCAGTAGAACAACAACAACTAACAGCATAA
- a CDS encoding glutamate synthase subunit beta: protein MGQIGGFKIYKRINEKQQEVKNRVQNYDEFTIPLNQGTLKEQGSRCMNCGVPFCHSGCPLGNLIPDFNEMVHRGEWKKALHILHATNNFPEFTGRLCPAPCEKACVLGIIDEPVSIENIEKYIVEKGFSEGWIFPKPPKERTGKTVAVVGSGPAGLAAAQQLNRAGHTVTVFEREDAIGGLLRYGIPNFKLEKSIIDRRVGILEAEGIIFKTNTNVGVNYSVDKLKEFDAVVLCGGATVPRSLPIKGIDGKGVHQAMDYLTEQTKNLFSQEQTKNIIAKDKHVIVIGGGDTGSDCVGTANRQGAKSVTNFEIMPKPPHHRSKSTPWPYWPLQLKTSTSHEEGCDRNWLINTKEFIVDNNNQLTAIKTVEVEWKTVPGERPQLIEKPCTEKVWPCDLVLLSLGFLGPEKTLAEKLGLEVDARSNYKATNDYQTNIPNIFTAGDMRRGQSLIVWAISEGREAAKAVNTYLTQNDLLPSKGEGNLLRA from the coding sequence ATGGGACAAATAGGAGGATTTAAAATCTATAAAAGAATAAACGAAAAACAACAGGAGGTAAAAAACAGAGTACAAAACTATGACGAGTTTACGATTCCATTAAACCAAGGAACCCTAAAGGAACAAGGCTCTAGATGCATGAACTGCGGGGTTCCATTTTGTCATAGTGGATGCCCTTTGGGTAATTTAATTCCTGATTTTAATGAGATGGTACATAGAGGTGAATGGAAAAAAGCCTTACACATACTACATGCCACTAATAACTTTCCTGAATTTACAGGAAGATTATGCCCTGCACCTTGTGAAAAAGCATGTGTACTAGGAATTATTGACGAGCCTGTATCTATTGAGAATATTGAAAAATATATTGTTGAAAAAGGGTTTTCTGAAGGGTGGATTTTTCCGAAACCACCTAAAGAAAGAACTGGAAAAACAGTAGCTGTTGTAGGCTCTGGCCCTGCTGGTTTGGCTGCTGCACAGCAACTCAATCGAGCGGGTCATACCGTAACTGTTTTTGAGAGAGAGGATGCCATTGGTGGGTTACTACGTTATGGCATTCCTAATTTTAAACTAGAAAAAAGTATTATTGATAGACGCGTTGGTATTTTAGAGGCTGAAGGTATTATTTTTAAAACCAACACAAATGTAGGTGTTAATTATAGCGTAGATAAGTTAAAGGAATTTGATGCTGTGGTACTCTGCGGAGGTGCTACTGTACCTAGAAGCTTACCTATTAAAGGTATTGATGGAAAAGGAGTTCACCAAGCAATGGATTACTTAACCGAACAAACCAAAAACCTATTTAGTCAAGAACAAACCAAAAACATTATTGCTAAAGATAAGCACGTGATTGTTATTGGTGGTGGTGATACTGGTTCTGATTGTGTTGGAACCGCTAATCGTCAAGGAGCTAAGTCAGTAACTAATTTTGAAATTATGCCGAAGCCTCCACATCACAGAAGTAAATCTACCCCTTGGCCTTACTGGCCTTTACAGCTAAAAACAAGCACTTCACATGAGGAAGGCTGTGATAGAAACTGGTTGATTAATACGAAAGAGTTTATTGTAGACAACAACAACCAATTAACAGCTATTAAAACAGTTGAAGTAGAATGGAAAACCGTTCCTGGGGAAAGACCTCAACTTATTGAAAAGCCTTGTACAGAAAAAGTATGGCCGTGCGATTTGGTATTGCTTTCTCTAGGTTTTTTAGGCCCTGAAAAAACATTAGCAGAAAAACTAGGGCTTGAAGTAGATGCTCGTAGTAACTACAAAGCTACTAATGACTACCAAACTAATATACCTAATATTTTTACTGCTGGTGACATGCGTAGAGGACAATCTTTAATTGTTTGGGCTATTTCTGAAGGCAGAGAAGCTGCTAAAGCTGTAAATACCTACTTAACTCAAAACGATTTATTACCAAGTAAAGGAGAAGGTAATTTATTAAGAGCGTAA
- a CDS encoding T9SS type A sorting domain-containing protein gives MKTKKLKEHANVLNLKSIFAKVSAVLCMLFTGVQLQAQTDITLTPANYGCGATIKLSPNTNNIDVSKATFTWNATGPLLFKDVNAPSNSTGTSSLTIAGTSEVNLVVRGTGKVFVKIIDTSTTPDTVVRYDIDINPTSNQLNPNFTLLYGDINQPNGIQTRSPWIPLNVQSGTSNPTHQVVSITDTVPLNVAWFAFGGIQITSQSTAATPDANGNYVSTVTIASIPGAISKGFLSISFVDACTGVCGGGPSRTWEVLKNFTPSEILGVTCLRDNNLDASKSTAYTVTDAIAGNGLFEWELLDSNGNTFDPAILKIESSELYGNAAAVIYQGNAKPSNVGNFIIRISNTVLGKHSFDRIITASPATPKLSQQIYCADATTGATLEVEVTNPEADKVYTWGTGGNANWTVTPKTTNGSKVEISFTDTESGIITVSAADISEPDCKSSSATAFVNRFGGGNTVAIEGATCIQSNITNDFTFTATPFAKYKWDIPAELTNNGWQRRDNGNTLTLIPPAGGIPANTTGNFTVTATLDGANNCTNPTTPPSASHNFEIAPIAPGITGTICVLPDAAYNYAIDYKGASNAEVTIIDSTGGISSQHITAPANFSFTPTNAHRAYTLKVATYNTAGCESVATSLVVTVQPKATITKGAITCDRQITFTADTQGIADAHQWSYPKEWTPVGPINQQVITLQLDGNAGTVSVTPSNGACVGSATSLAIAAPSKVTITSSAVLNIGHVVSVSSPEPLIMNWYQASSQSGLDAANCTGGTAYPLNNGQSVTNTSIFATNGLNDWLRLELINPNTGCKRCFVFNAATPPASNTTVAPRLSSGKKVAFKADLAIKTYPNPTSSILNIEVPQQEQVEMIALVNLQGQMVYKNYKASNIEAVEVSKYAKGTYVLYIQNKGSYAIKKVLIK, from the coding sequence ATGAAGACAAAGAAATTAAAAGAACATGCTAATGTTCTAAATCTCAAAAGCATTTTTGCAAAAGTAAGTGCAGTGCTTTGTATGCTATTTACCGGTGTACAACTGCAAGCACAAACAGACATTACGCTAACACCAGCAAATTATGGATGTGGGGCAACTATTAAATTATCACCAAATACCAATAATATAGATGTAAGTAAAGCTACCTTTACATGGAACGCTACAGGGCCACTTCTTTTTAAAGATGTAAATGCACCTAGTAATTCAACAGGAACTAGTTCATTAACTATTGCAGGAACTAGTGAAGTAAACTTGGTAGTTAGAGGAACAGGAAAAGTGTTTGTTAAAATTATAGATACTTCTACTACTCCAGATACTGTAGTACGATATGATATAGACATCAATCCTACAAGTAATCAATTGAATCCTAATTTTACGTTGTTGTATGGTGATATTAATCAACCAAATGGTATTCAAACAAGATCGCCATGGATTCCATTAAATGTACAGTCGGGTACATCAAATCCTACACATCAAGTAGTAAGTATTACAGATACAGTGCCTTTAAACGTAGCTTGGTTTGCTTTTGGAGGTATACAAATAACAAGTCAAAGTACTGCGGCTACTCCAGACGCTAACGGAAACTATGTGTCTACTGTAACCATTGCTAGTATTCCAGGAGCTATAAGTAAAGGATTTTTGAGTATTTCTTTTGTAGACGCTTGTACAGGTGTATGCGGAGGAGGACCAAGTAGAACGTGGGAAGTATTAAAAAACTTTACGCCATCTGAAATATTAGGAGTTACCTGTTTAAGAGATAATAATTTAGATGCTAGTAAATCAACAGCCTATACAGTTACAGATGCTATTGCAGGAAATGGACTTTTTGAGTGGGAATTATTAGACTCAAATGGGAATACTTTTGATCCTGCTATTTTAAAAATAGAGTCGAGTGAGTTATACGGAAATGCAGCAGCGGTTATTTACCAAGGAAATGCAAAGCCTTCTAACGTAGGAAATTTTATAATACGAATTTCAAATACGGTATTAGGGAAACATTCATTTGATAGAATTATTACAGCAAGTCCTGCAACACCTAAGTTGTCTCAACAAATTTATTGTGCTGATGCTACAACAGGAGCTACTTTAGAAGTTGAAGTAACCAATCCTGAAGCAGATAAAGTATACACATGGGGTACTGGAGGGAATGCCAATTGGACGGTTACTCCAAAAACAACCAATGGAAGTAAAGTTGAAATTAGCTTTACAGATACTGAGAGTGGTATTATAACAGTTAGTGCAGCCGATATTTCAGAGCCAGATTGTAAAAGTTCATCTGCAACTGCTTTTGTAAATAGATTTGGAGGAGGGAATACAGTAGCTATAGAAGGAGCTACTTGTATACAAAGTAATATAACCAATGATTTTACATTTACCGCTACACCATTTGCTAAATATAAATGGGACATTCCTGCGGAATTAACGAATAATGGTTGGCAACGTAGAGATAATGGAAATACCTTAACATTAATTCCTCCAGCAGGTGGGATTCCAGCAAATACAACAGGAAACTTTACAGTTACAGCTACTTTAGATGGAGCAAATAACTGTACCAATCCTACTACGCCACCATCAGCATCACATAATTTTGAGATAGCGCCAATTGCCCCAGGTATTACTGGAACTATTTGTGTGTTGCCTGATGCTGCTTATAATTATGCAATTGATTACAAAGGCGCTTCAAATGCAGAGGTGACTATAATTGATAGTACTGGGGGAATCAGTAGTCAACACATTACTGCTCCTGCTAATTTTAGTTTTACACCTACTAATGCACATAGAGCGTATACATTAAAAGTTGCTACTTATAACACAGCAGGTTGTGAGTCTGTAGCTACTTCTTTGGTGGTAACAGTACAGCCTAAAGCAACTATAACAAAAGGAGCAATTACTTGTGATAGACAAATTACATTTACAGCAGATACACAAGGTATTGCGGATGCACATCAATGGAGTTATCCGAAAGAATGGACACCGGTAGGACCAATTAATCAACAAGTGATTACTTTGCAATTAGATGGTAATGCAGGTACTGTTAGTGTTACGCCAAGCAATGGTGCTTGTGTAGGTAGTGCTACTAGTTTAGCAATTGCTGCACCATCAAAAGTAACGATTACTTCAAGCGCAGTACTTAATATTGGACATGTAGTAAGTGTAAGCAGTCCAGAACCGTTGATTATGAATTGGTACCAAGCAAGTAGTCAATCAGGATTAGATGCTGCTAATTGTACAGGAGGTACAGCTTATCCACTTAATAATGGGCAATCGGTAACAAATACTTCTATTTTTGCTACCAATGGATTAAATGATTGGTTACGATTGGAGTTAATTAACCCTAATACAGGTTGTAAAAGATGTTTTGTATTTAATGCAGCTACGCCACCAGCATCAAATACTACAGTAGCACCTAGATTATCATCAGGTAAAAAAGTTGCTTTTAAAGCAGACCTTGCTATTAAAACCTATCCTAACCCTACCAGTTCTATTTTGAATATAGAAGTCCCACAACAAGAACAAGTAGAAATGATAGCGTTAGTAAATCTTCAAGGTCAAATGGTTTATAAGAACTATAAAGCAAGTAATATAGAAGCTGTTGAAGTATCTAAATATGCCAAAGGAACGTATGTTTTATACATTCAGAATAAAGGTAGCTATGCTATAAAGAAAGTACTTATAAAATAA
- a CDS encoding DNA-binding domain-containing protein, with amino-acid sequence MKYYLTENNLSEETNYIARILAKPSIDQEALIDKMLSKRNLISKTDVVAVLNFYYEEIGICINEGNNLNLPLFNLSYSIKGNFESEEDYYNPEKHKLEVNIHSRKIIKNIEKHMPLEKVTVPRYVTHINTFEDYASKTINTYLTPNSIFEILGTRLKIAGEDEEAVGVYFVSEDQTEYKVSLVVNQYKKLIGQVPELEAGNYTIRIKTQATKGSKAYLKHVRIIDSTFTLTVV; translated from the coding sequence ATGAAGTACTACCTAACCGAAAATAACCTATCAGAAGAAACTAACTATATAGCCCGTATATTAGCAAAACCTTCCATAGATCAAGAAGCGTTAATAGATAAAATGCTAAGTAAGCGAAACCTGATTAGTAAAACCGATGTTGTAGCCGTACTAAATTTTTATTACGAAGAAATAGGAATCTGTATTAATGAAGGAAATAATTTAAACCTACCATTATTTAATCTTAGCTATTCCATAAAAGGTAATTTTGAAAGTGAAGAAGATTATTATAATCCAGAAAAGCATAAACTAGAAGTAAACATTCACTCTAGAAAAATAATCAAGAATATTGAAAAGCACATGCCACTGGAAAAAGTAACAGTACCTAGATATGTTACTCATATAAATACTTTTGAAGACTATGCATCAAAAACAATCAATACCTATTTAACGCCCAATAGCATCTTTGAGATTTTAGGAACTCGACTAAAAATAGCGGGAGAAGACGAAGAAGCGGTAGGTGTGTATTTTGTATCGGAAGACCAAACAGAATACAAAGTATCGCTAGTAGTAAATCAATACAAAAAATTGATAGGGCAAGTTCCCGAATTAGAGGCAGGAAACTATACAATCCGAATCAAAACACAAGCAACCAAAGGGAGCAAAGCCTACTTAAAACATGTTCGTATAATAGATTCGACATTTACGCTTACCGTAGTGTAA